Proteins from a single region of Pyrus communis chromosome 6, drPyrComm1.1, whole genome shotgun sequence:
- the LOC137736574 gene encoding type IV inositol polyphosphate 5-phosphatase 9-like has protein sequence MASKQGEVMWPRLVANKILRKHLGSNNFVADFPSNEVSEELILETPSVDQPSSNLTSTVFNHHKDTNTHKYKVFVSTWNVGGVEPQEDMNMEDWIDTSSDIYVLGFQEIVPLKASNVLGSENSKICMIWNSLIREALNKKRHNNINNPPDFHCIVSKQMVGILISVWIRSNLRPFIRNPSVSCVGCGIMGCLGNKGSVSVRFRLHETSFCFVCTHLASGGREGDKKLRNSNISDIFSRTSFPRGPLLDLPQRILDHDRVIFLGDLNYRISLPEATTRSLVDIRAWNILLKHDQLMVQLKEGQVLEGWNEGAVEFAPTYKYCPNSDVYYGCPPGKKGEKRRAPAWCDRIIWHGEGLKQHVYSRGESKLSDHRPVNAIFTAEVGVLRTLRGYHSFFLSDKLDRVSSKFQVSTTHNFVWKGRSTSLKL, from the exons ATGGCTAGTAAGCAAGGAGAA GTGATGTGGCCTAGATTAGTGGCAAACAAGATTCTGAGAAAGCATTTGGGAAGCAACAATTTTGTAGCAGATTTTCCAAGCAACGAGGTCTCGGAGGAATTAATACTGGAAACACCAAGTGTTGATCAACCGTCTTCAAACCTTACCTCTACCGTCTTCAATCATCACAAGGACACTAACACACACAAGTACAA GGTTTTTGTTAGTACATGGAATGTTGGTGGGGTGGAACCACAAGAAGATATGAATATGGAGGATTGGATTGACACATCCTCTGACATCTATGTTCTTGG GTTTCAAGAAATCGTTCCTCTGAAAGCCTCCAATGTTCTAGGATCTGAGAATAGTAAGATCTGCATGATATGGAATTCCTTGATCAGAGAAGCTTTAAACAAGAAAAGACACAACAATATTAATAATCCACCGGACTTCCACTGTATTGTAAGTAAGCAAATGGTGGGGATACTAATATCAGTTTGGATTCGAAGTAATCTTCGTCCATTTATTCGGAATCCAAGTGTCTCCTGTGTTGGCTGTGGGATCATGGGATGCCTAGGAAATAAG GGTTCGGTTTCTGTTAGATTTCGATTACATGAAACAAGCTTTTGCTTCGTGTGCACTCATCTAGCTTCAGGGGGTAGAGAAGGAGATAAGAAACTGAGGAATTCTAACATATCCGATATATTTTCCAGAACAAGTTTTCCCAGAGGCCCTTTGCTTGATTTGCCACAAAGGATCTTAGATCATGA TCGAGTAATTTTCCTCGGAGACTTGAATTATAGAATTTCCCTTCCGGAAGCAACAACGCGTTCGTTAGTGGATATAAGAGCATGGAATATCTTACTAAAACATGATCAG CTGATGGTGCAGCTCAAAGAGGGACAAGTACTCGAAGGTTGGAATGAAGGAGCTGTTGAATTTGCTCCCACTTACAAATATTGTCCAAATTCTGATGTATATTATGGATGTCCTCCGGGAAAGAAAGGTGAAAAGAGGCGTGCTCCTGCATG GTGTGATCGGATAATTTGGCACGGAGAAGGGTTGAAGCAACATGTATACAGTAGAGGTGAATCAAAATTGTCTGATCACAGACCTGTGAATGCAATATTTACAGCCGAAGTTGGGGTTTTAAGAACATTGAGAGGATATCATAGTTTTTTTCTATCAGACAAGTTAGACAGAGTATCAAGCAAGTTTCAAGTATCCACCACCCATAATTTTGTATGGAAAGGGAGATCAA
- the LOC137737753 gene encoding RNA demethylase ALKBH10B-like has product MTMPSGNVVLSDKMQFPSGGGAAAVGGGEIPQLPRQWFPDERDGFISWLRGEFAAANAIIDSLCHHLRAVGEPGEYDVVISCIQQRRCNWTPVLHMQQYFSVAEVIYALQHVAWRRQQRQYDPVKVGAKEYKRSGSGFNKGQHRAEHFKEGHKFSTEVHSYDGNSSGLVASEKVERGSEVAEELKPGGEVGKLDGNGLAAAGEKTEPQEDSRLRSSENSQLTICGNSEPEVAVGDGCTSSSKENESLSIQIQNAKQNLSVVPKTFVGNELLDGKTVNVVDGLKLYEGLLGDTEVSKLVALANDLRVAGKRGQFQGQTYVVSKRPMRGHGREMIQLGLPVIDAPSEDEISSGTSKDRRIEAIPSLLQDVIDRIAGMQVTTVKPDSCIIDFYNEGDHSHPHTWPPWFGRPICVLFLTECDMTFGRVLVSDHPGDYRGSLKLSLTPGSLLLLQGKSTDFAKHAIPSIRKQRILVTFTKSQPKKNTMSEGQRFLAPTPAQSSYWGQPSGRSPSHIRHPAGPKHYAAVPTTGVLPAPPIRSQLPPPNGMQPLFVPPPVGPPAIPFAGAVSIPPVSAGWAAAPRHPPPRIPPPGTGVFLPPPGSGNSSAPQQLPNTATQMSPSVEIPPQTERENGSAKSNHSTTPSKGKSDGKAQSHGCNGSLDGTGSGRAAVKEEEDQHSDSMTTSDQAGAV; this is encoded by the exons ATGACAATGCCGTCGGGGAATGTGGTTTTATCGGACAAAATGCAGTTTCctagtggtggtggtgctgcGGCCGTTGGAGGCGGCGAGATCCCCCAGCTCCCCCGTCAGTGGTTCCCGGATGAGCGTGATGGGTTCATCTCGTGGTTGCGCGGAGAATTCGCGGCAGCTAATGCGATTATAGACTCCCTTTGCCACCATTTACGTGCAGTTGGTGAGCCAGGCGAGTACGACGTCGTTATCAGCTGTATTCAGCAGAGGAGGTGCAATTGGACTCCTGTGCTTCATATGCAGCAGTACTTTTCGGTTGCGGAGGTGATATATGCACTGCAACATGTTGCCTGGAGGAGGCAGCAGAGGCAATATGATCCTGTAAAAGTGGGGGCCAAGGAGTATAAGAGATCCGGTTCGGGGTTTAACAAGGGCCAACATAGGGCTGAGCATTTCAAGGAAGGACATAAATTTAGTACAGAGGTTCATAGTTATGATGGGAATTCTTCGGGGCTTGTTGCTTCGGAGAAAGTTGAGCGGGGAAGCGAGGTAGCTGAGGAACTCAAGCCCGGTGGAGAGGTTGGGAAGTTGGATGGTAACGGTTTAGCAGCTGCTGGAGAGAAAACAG AACCTCAAGAAGATAGTAGATTAAGGAGTTCTGAGAATTCACAACTGACCATATGTGGCAATTCAGAACCTGAAGTTGCGGTAGGAGATGGATGCACCTCAAGCTCCAAGG AGAATGAATCACTTTCTATCCAAATTCAGAATGCGAAGCAGAACCTTTCTGTTGTTCCTAAAACTTTTGTTGGCAACGAGTTATTAGATGGAAAGACG GTTAACGTGGTCGATGGACTGAAATTGTATGAAGGATTGCTTGGTGACACAGAAGTCTCCAAACTTGTTGCTTTGGCTAATGATTTAAGGGTTGCAGGGAAAAGAGGACAATTTCAAG GTCAGACATATGTGGTCTCAAAGAGGCCCATGAGGGGACATGGAAGAGAAATGATTCAATTGGGCCTACCTGTTATTGATGCTCCATCTGAAGATGAAATTTCTTCAGGAACCTCCAAAG ATCGGAGAATAGAAGCTATCCCTTCCTTGCTGCAGGATGTTATTGATCGCATAGCTGGGATGCAAGTTACGACTGTGAAGCCAGACTCTTGTATCATTGATTTCTATAATGAG GGAGATCATTCACACCCTCACACGTGGCCACCTTGGTTTGGAAGGCCTATTTGCGTCCTGTTCCTGACAGAATGTGACATGACTTTTGGGAGAGTACTAGTATCAGACCATCCTGGGGATTATAGAGGCTCACTCAAGCTCTCTCTTACACCTGG ATCCCTCCTTTTGCTGCAAGGGAAATCCACAGACTTTGCTAAACATGCAATACCTTCTATACGGAAGCAACGCATACTTGTTACCTTCACAAAGTCTCAACCAAAGAAAAATACGATGAGCGAAGGTCAACGTTTTCTTGCACCTACTCCAGCTCAGTCATCCTACTGGGGTCAACCATCAGGTAGGTCTCCAAGCCACATTCGGCATCCTGCTGGTCCCAAGCACTATGCAGCAGTTCCAACAACTGGTGTGTTGCCGGCCCCACCAATTCGGTCCCAACTTCCACCTCCAAATGGCATGCAGCCATTGTTTGTGCCACCTCCGGTAGGACCACCGGCAATACCTTTTGCCGGAGCAGTTTCCATCCCACCTGTTTCAGCTGGATGGGCAGCAGCTCCCAGGCATCCTCCACCTCGCATCCCTCCTCCTGGCACTGGAGTTTTCCTCCCTCCCCCAGGTTCGGGTAACTCATCAGCTCCTCAACAGCTGCCTAATACTGCAACTCAAATGAGCCCTTCTGTTGAGATTCCTCcccagacagagagagagaacggGTCTGCAAAATCCAACCATagcacaactccttcaaaagGAAAATCGGATGGGAAAGCTCAGAGCCATGGGTGCAATGGAAGTCTGGATGGAACTGGCAGTGGAAGAGCAGCCgttaaggaagaagaagatcagCACTCCGACAGCATGACAACAAGCGATCAGGCTGGAGCAGTTTAG
- the LOC137738103 gene encoding purple acid phosphatase 3-like — MLDMENMTMMRSSILFSGLIILCTLSSFTSSAAELQRFPHASKADGSISFLVLGDWGRRGAYNQSQVANQMGIIGEKLDIDFVISTGDNFYENGLTGIDDPQFEDSFSKIYTAPSLQKQWYSVLGNHDYRGDVEAQLSPVLRKSDSKWLCLRSFIVDAEIVEIFFVDTTPFVDKYFTNPKGSVYDWSGILPRNYYLSIILKDVDSALKDSNAKWKIVVGHHTIRTAGYHGETKELVTQLLPILLENNVDLYVNGHDHCLEHISSPNSPLQFLTSGGGSKAWRGVVSPYSPSEMKLYYDGQGFMSVQITQTELDIAFYDVFGNVLHKWGTSKQHYSFM; from the exons ATGCTAGATATGGAAAACATGACCATGATGAGGTCAAGTATTCTGTTCTCTGGTCTAATAATTCTATGCACCTTGTCATCTTTTACATCTTCTGCAGCGGAGCTACAACGATTCCCGCACGCATCGAAAGCCGATGGGTCTATCAGCTTTTTGGTTCTGGGGGATTGGGGAAGAAGAGGAGCCTACAACCAATCTCAAGTTGCTAATCAG ATGGGAATAATTGGAGAGAAGTTGGATATTGACTTTGTAATATCCACCGGCGATAATTTTTACGAAAATGGATTGACGGGCATCGATGATCCACAATTTGAAGACTCATTTAGCAAAATCTACACAGCACCAAGCTTGCAAAAGCAGTGGTACAGTG TTCTGGGTAACCATGATTATAGAGGTGATGTTGAGGCACAGTTGAGTCCTGTCCTTAGGAAATCGGATAGCAAATGGCTTTGCTTGAGATCCTTCATAGTTGATGCCG AAATTGTGGAAATCTTCTTTGTGGATACAACTCCCTTTGTTGATAAATACTTCACTAATCCGAAGGGCTCTGTCTATGACTGGAGTGGCATATTACCCCGAAATTATTACCTATCAATTATTCTCAAG GATGTGGATTCAGCATTAAAAGATTCTAATGCAAAGTGGAAGATTGTGGTTGGTCACCACACAATTAGAACCGCTGGATATCATGGTGAAACTAAGGAGCTTGTAACACAGCTTCTCCCAATTCTTCTG GAAAACAATGTCGATCTTTACGTCAATGGCCACGACCATTGCTTAGAACACATAAGCAGTCCCAACAG CCCACTACAATTTCTAACAAGTGGTGGTGGTTCAAAGGCATGGAGGGGTGTAGTTAGCCCGTACAGTCCAAGCGAAATGAAGTTGTACTACGATGGGCAGGGTTTCATGTCAGTGCAAATCACTCAAACCGAATTGGATATTGCATTCTATGATGTTTTTGGCAATGTCTTGCACAAATGGGGGACATCAAAGCAGCACTACTCTTTCATGTAG
- the LOC137737578 gene encoding purple acid phosphatase 3-like, whose amino-acid sequence MISSLHFRGCLLSLCLVACAAELQRFKQAPKPDGSLSFLVVGDWGRRGQYNQSQVALQMGLIGEKSDIDFVISTGDNFYEDGLTGVDDPAFNESFSNIYTAPSLKKQWYNVLGNHDYRGDVEAQLSPVLRAIDSRWLCLRSFILDAEIVEFYFVDTTPFVDDYFTNPKEHTYDWRGVTPRAEYLSNLLKDEDSALKISTAKWKIVVGHHTILSAGHHGVTEELVTHLLPILKSNNIDFYVNGHDHCLEHISDSDSQIQFFTSGGGSKAWRGDIKSWSPEELKLYYDGQGFMSFHMTKASADVAYYDVSGNVLHKWSISKEIDSATHRTFTYS is encoded by the exons ATGATTTCCTCCCTTCACTTCAGGGGATGCCTCCTGTCACTTTGTTTGGTTGCTTGCGCAGCTGAGCTTCAACGTTTTAAGCAGGCACCAAAACCAGATGGCTCTCTCAGCTTCCTGGTTGTCGGAGATTGGGGAAGACGGGGACAATACAACCAATCTCAAGTTGCTCTCCAG ATGGGGTTAATTGGAGAGAAATCAGACATAGACTTTGTCATCTCCACTGGTGATAATTTCTACGAAGATGGTTTGACAGGCGTCGATGATCCAGCATTTAACGAATCGTTTTCCAATATTTATACTGCTCCCAGCTTAAAGAAGCAATGGTACAATG TGTTGGGCAACCATGACTATCGGGGTGATGTCGAAGCACAATTGAGTCCCGTTCTCAGAGCAATTGACAGTAGATGGCTTTGCTTAAGATCATTCATTTTAGATGCAG AAATCGTAGAATTTTACTTTGTGGACACAACCCCATTTGTGGATGATTACTTTACAAATCCAAAGGAGCATACTTATGATTGGAGAGGTGTGACTCCTCGGGCGGAATACCTTTCAAATCTCTTGAAGGATGAGGATTCGGCACTGAAAATTTCCACAGCAAAATGGAAAATTGTGGTCGGTCACCATACTATTTTAAGTGCAGGACATCATGGTGTCACCGAAGAACTTGTAACCCATCTTCTCCCAATCCTTAAG TCAAATAATATCGATTTTTACGTGAACGGACATGACCATTGCTTGGAGCACATCAGTGATTCTGATAG TCAAATTCAGTTCTTTACAAGTGGAGGTGGGTCCAAGGCATGGAGAGGTGATATAAAGTCGTGGAGTCCAGAGGAGTTGAAGTTGTATTACGACGGACAAGGTTTCATGTCGTTTCACATGACCAAGGCCAGTGCTGATGTTGCATACTATGATGTTTCTGGCAATGTCTTACACAAATGGAGCATTTCCAAAGAGATCGACTCAGCCACTCACAGAACATTCACCTACTCTTAA